From Staphylothermus hellenicus DSM 12710, a single genomic window includes:
- a CDS encoding ASCH domain-containing protein: MTTRESRKFIGRHLMVKGKYINGILSGRKKATIRRGIVKPRYKEIIVHGAGRPIAKIYVERVYYKRLHELTDEDAVKDGFSSREELVNELKKVYPGIKDDEWVTIIEFKVIQRLDHLETEDPYLGLAPADIARIALRYLEDELGGKDKEILLDLTRTGSIRSTAVRLFGTLNKRYIVRKVLRKTLNKLIEKGIIRVGRGNK, from the coding sequence TTGACGACTAGAGAATCTAGGAAGTTTATTGGAAGACACCTAATGGTTAAGGGAAAGTATATAAACGGTATTCTCAGCGGTAGGAAGAAAGCTACTATTAGGAGAGGAATTGTTAAACCTAGATATAAAGAAATAATAGTTCATGGTGCAGGAAGACCTATAGCGAAAATATATGTTGAGAGAGTATACTATAAACGCCTACATGAATTAACAGATGAAGATGCGGTAAAAGATGGTTTTTCCAGCCGTGAAGAACTAGTTAATGAATTGAAAAAAGTTTATCCAGGCATAAAAGATGATGAATGGGTAACAATTATCGAGTTCAAGGTTATTCAGAGACTAGATCATTTAGAAACCGAGGATCCATATCTAGGACTAGCACCAGCAGACATTGCCCGCATAGCACTGAGATACTTAGAAGACGAATTAGGTGGAAAAGATAAGGAGATCCTATTGGATCTTACGAGAACGGGCAGTATCCGATCAACTGCGGTAAGATTATTCGGAACACTTAATAAAAGATATATTGTGAGAAAAGTTTTAAGAAAAACACTCAATAAACTGATCGAAAAAGGAATAATCAGGGTTGGAAGGGGAAATAAATGA